Proteins found in one Aquibium microcysteis genomic segment:
- a CDS encoding ABC transporter permease, protein MSGQAVATTPAGRSAFLGMLEPLGPLVAAFVVAGLVLLAAGHNPLEVYGLLATEAFGSSRRIAATLSAATPLILTGLATAVAFRAGAFNVGVEGCIFVGGLAAATVGFTFAGLPAALLLPLALLAGVVVGSLWMLTPGVLKARLDVDEVVSTLMLNFIAISLTAWLVNGPLLAPGSANSATPMIADAARLPKLMPPSTLNAGFLIAIALLGLYALWGSRTALGFETRLAGMNPRFAIASGIDVPMLVIKMMLLSGAIGGLAGGIHALGNVGRFVAGFSPGYGFTGIAVALLGRGSALGIFLAALLFGALANAGATIQFFSDVPIEIVDILQGTVMVFAVAQLGRLIVRRRRAA, encoded by the coding sequence ATGAGCGGACAGGCCGTCGCCACGACACCCGCCGGACGCTCCGCCTTTCTCGGCATGCTGGAGCCGCTCGGCCCCCTGGTCGCGGCCTTCGTGGTGGCCGGGCTCGTGCTGCTCGCCGCCGGGCACAATCCGCTCGAGGTTTACGGGCTGCTCGCCACCGAAGCCTTCGGCAGTTCGCGCCGCATCGCCGCGACGCTGTCGGCGGCCACGCCGCTCATCCTGACCGGGCTCGCCACCGCCGTCGCCTTCCGCGCCGGCGCCTTCAACGTGGGCGTCGAGGGCTGCATCTTCGTGGGCGGACTGGCGGCGGCCACCGTCGGCTTCACCTTCGCCGGCCTGCCGGCCGCCCTCCTGCTGCCCCTGGCACTTCTGGCCGGGGTCGTCGTCGGCTCGCTGTGGATGCTCACGCCCGGCGTCCTCAAGGCGCGGCTCGACGTCGACGAGGTGGTGTCCACGCTGATGCTCAACTTCATCGCCATCAGCCTCACCGCCTGGCTGGTCAACGGCCCGCTGCTCGCGCCCGGCTCGGCCAATTCCGCCACGCCGATGATCGCCGACGCGGCGCGGCTGCCGAAGCTCATGCCGCCGTCGACGCTGAACGCGGGCTTCCTCATCGCCATCGCGCTGCTCGGCCTCTACGCGCTGTGGGGCAGCCGCACCGCGCTCGGCTTCGAGACGCGGCTGGCCGGCATGAACCCGCGCTTCGCCATCGCTTCGGGCATCGACGTTCCGATGCTGGTGATCAAGATGATGCTGCTGTCGGGCGCCATCGGCGGGCTGGCCGGCGGCATCCACGCGCTCGGCAATGTCGGCCGCTTCGTCGCCGGCTTCTCGCCGGGCTACGGCTTCACCGGCATCGCGGTGGCGCTGCTGGGGCGCGGATCGGCGCTCGGCATCTTCCTCGCCGCGCTGCTCTTCGGCGCGCTCGCCAATGCCGGCGCGACCATCCAGTTCTTCAGCGACGTGCCGATCGAGATCGTCGACATCCTGCAGGGGACCGTGATGGTCTTCGCGGTCGCGCAGCTCGGACGGCTCATCGTTCGGCGGAGGCGCGCGGCATGA
- a CDS encoding ABC transporter permease, whose amino-acid sequence MIDNIIHAAVVMTTPVLLAALGGLINRVGGLVNIGLDSMMLAGALFGLIVASMTGSWPVALLAAAAAGGVVGLAMSLAVTRLQANEIIVGLGFLVAVAGLVRFFLSVAYGSSGTLSLPDVARLPRIDIPVVADIPVLGAILSGHDPLTWAAWAMVPVTVWFLARTRLGLRLRAVGAAPQAARALGLNPLMLRDLSTVYAGIMSGLAGASLSIGVVGIFNEGITAGRGFIALAAFYFGRNRPWATAACALLFGFFDAFQIRMQGRGVPAELVQTLPYAMVIVVLTAVALAARRAKARRA is encoded by the coding sequence ATGATCGACAACATCATCCATGCCGCCGTGGTGATGACCACCCCGGTGCTGCTCGCAGCCCTCGGCGGCCTGATCAACCGGGTCGGCGGCCTCGTCAACATCGGTCTCGATTCGATGATGCTGGCCGGCGCGCTGTTCGGGCTGATCGTGGCGTCGATGACGGGAAGCTGGCCGGTCGCGCTGCTGGCGGCGGCCGCGGCCGGCGGGGTGGTCGGTCTCGCCATGTCGCTGGCGGTGACGCGGCTGCAGGCCAACGAGATCATCGTCGGGCTCGGCTTCCTCGTCGCGGTCGCCGGTCTCGTCCGCTTCTTCCTGAGTGTCGCCTACGGCAGTTCGGGCACGCTCAGCCTCCCCGACGTCGCCCGCCTGCCGCGCATCGACATCCCCGTGGTGGCCGACATCCCCGTTCTCGGCGCGATCCTGTCGGGCCACGATCCGCTCACCTGGGCTGCCTGGGCGATGGTGCCGGTCACCGTCTGGTTCCTCGCCCGCACGAGGCTCGGCCTTCGGCTGCGTGCCGTCGGCGCAGCGCCCCAGGCCGCCCGCGCGCTGGGCCTGAACCCGCTGATGCTGCGCGACCTCTCGACCGTCTATGCGGGCATCATGTCCGGCCTCGCCGGCGCCTCGCTGTCGATCGGCGTGGTCGGCATCTTCAACGAGGGCATCACCGCAGGACGCGGCTTCATCGCACTGGCGGCCTTCTATTTCGGCCGCAACCGGCCCTGGGCGACCGCCGCCTGCGCGCTGCTGTTCGGCTTCTTCGACGCCTTCCAGATCCGCATGCAGGGGCGCGGCGTGCCGGCGGAACTGGTCCAGACGCTGCCCTACGCGATGGTGATCGTCGTCCTGACGGCCGTCGCCCTCGCCGCCCGCCGCGCCAAGGCAAGGAGAGCCTGA
- a CDS encoding cysteine hydrolase family protein has product MTMQAPRTALILVDVINSFFEAGQPNHYPGVEDVLEPMRALRAAARRSGAVVVHAAERHRPGFDDFEWRKLPVHHLEGAQDAGFFADFVPQGANETVVWKRRFSAFFATDLALLLTEQGVTRVVIAGVKTNVCIRATAQDAFANGFEPVVPREATNSNRPHLAEASLEDIHRYMGQVVPLAEAVDMLS; this is encoded by the coding sequence ATGACGATGCAAGCCCCGCGCACGGCGCTGATCCTGGTCGACGTGATCAACTCGTTCTTCGAGGCCGGCCAGCCGAACCATTATCCCGGCGTCGAGGACGTGCTGGAGCCGATGCGCGCGCTGCGTGCCGCCGCACGGCGATCGGGCGCGGTCGTCGTCCACGCCGCCGAGCGGCACCGGCCCGGCTTCGACGATTTCGAATGGCGCAAGCTGCCGGTGCATCACCTCGAAGGGGCGCAGGATGCCGGCTTCTTCGCCGACTTCGTGCCGCAGGGCGCCAACGAGACCGTCGTGTGGAAGCGCCGCTTCAGCGCCTTCTTCGCCACCGATCTCGCGCTGCTGCTGACCGAGCAGGGCGTCACCCGCGTCGTGATTGCCGGGGTGAAGACCAACGTCTGCATCCGCGCCACCGCGCAGGACGCCTTCGCCAACGGCTTCGAGCCCGTGGTGCCGCGCGAGGCGACGAATTCGAACCGGCCGCACCTGGCCGAAGCGTCGCTGGAGGACATCCACCGCTACATGGGCCAGGTCGTGCCGCTCGCCGAAGCCGTGGACATGCTGTCGTGA
- a CDS encoding carbohydrate kinase family protein: MTGGIAIIGYASLDHVAMLDSVPRPGRTSTILARPQNAWPRLGGSPAYVASALAAAGVADAKPVSWIGADEAGDAYLEQLRGRGVLVDAMARVPGARTPIAVLAYDPDGGCACLYDPGMPKDLDLTAAQRDAVAGAGWLCVTIGPTRATLAALDALGPAARLAWVVKDDPRALPPELAARLAARADVICHSRAERGFVEAAFRAAAGARPGRVVIETLGGEGAVVTRDGTTLTVPTLPFETPDPTGAGDTFAGGAIAALAGGETDLAAVVGAGHRAAATLLRSRLFPTDESA, encoded by the coding sequence GTGACGGGCGGCATCGCCATCATCGGCTATGCGAGCCTCGACCACGTGGCCATGCTGGACAGCGTGCCGCGGCCCGGCCGCACCTCCACCATCCTCGCGCGCCCGCAGAACGCCTGGCCGCGGCTCGGCGGCAGCCCCGCCTACGTGGCGTCGGCGCTGGCGGCGGCCGGCGTGGCGGATGCGAAGCCGGTGAGCTGGATCGGCGCCGACGAGGCGGGCGACGCCTATCTCGAACAGCTGCGCGGCAGGGGCGTCCTGGTCGACGCGATGGCCCGCGTGCCGGGTGCACGCACCCCGATCGCCGTGCTGGCCTACGATCCCGACGGCGGCTGCGCCTGCCTCTACGATCCCGGCATGCCGAAGGATCTGGACCTGACCGCCGCGCAGCGCGACGCCGTGGCTGGGGCCGGCTGGCTCTGCGTCACCATCGGCCCAACCCGCGCGACGCTCGCGGCGCTCGACGCGCTTGGCCCCGCGGCGCGGCTGGCCTGGGTGGTGAAGGACGATCCCCGGGCGCTGCCGCCCGAACTCGCCGCCCGGCTCGCCGCGCGCGCCGACGTGATCTGCCACAGCCGGGCCGAGCGCGGCTTCGTCGAGGCGGCGTTCCGCGCGGCTGCCGGTGCGCGTCCGGGGCGCGTCGTGATCGAGACGCTCGGCGGCGAGGGCGCAGTCGTGACGCGCGACGGGACGACGCTGACCGTGCCGACCCTTCCCTTCGAGACGCCCGACCCGACCGGGGCCGGCGATACCTTCGCGGGCGGCGCCATCGCCGCTCTCGCGGGCGGCGAGACCGATCTCGCCGCCGTGGTCGGGGCGGGCCATCGGGCCGCCGCCACGCTGCTGCGCAGCCGCCTTTTTCCCACCGACGAAAGTGCCTGA
- a CDS encoding nucleoside phosphorylase, which produces MTQEESSDRAWYIGVSREEVGDAAILIGDPARIDRIAEHLENPAFPPVSRGLRTVTGLRGGRRITAAAFGMGAPIASIVLHELYALGIRTFLRIGTAMAIPPAGLGDFVLADGALRADGTSNSYAPLGYPAIADFDLNTALRRRLATGDRTWHAGIFGTWDGFYTEMFGLSGARREMIGSLKQDIARMGLIGTDMETSALLVAARILGARASTLCVATVDAHTQEKISDAAMAEAEIELFETALDALTALPA; this is translated from the coding sequence ATGACACAGGAAGAAAGCTCCGACCGCGCCTGGTACATCGGCGTATCGCGCGAGGAGGTCGGCGACGCCGCGATCCTCATCGGCGATCCCGCGCGCATCGACCGGATCGCCGAGCATCTCGAAAACCCGGCTTTCCCGCCCGTCAGCCGCGGCCTGCGCACCGTGACCGGGCTGCGCGGCGGGCGGCGCATCACCGCCGCCGCCTTCGGCATGGGCGCGCCGATCGCCTCGATCGTGCTGCACGAGCTCTACGCGCTCGGCATCCGCACCTTCCTGCGCATCGGCACCGCGATGGCGATCCCGCCTGCCGGGCTCGGCGACTTCGTGCTCGCCGACGGCGCCCTTCGGGCCGACGGCACATCGAACAGCTATGCCCCGCTCGGCTATCCGGCGATCGCCGACTTCGACCTGAACACGGCGCTGCGACGGCGCCTCGCGACCGGCGACCGCACCTGGCACGCCGGCATCTTCGGCACCTGGGACGGGTTCTACACCGAGATGTTCGGCCTCTCCGGTGCGCGCCGCGAGATGATCGGCAGCCTGAAGCAGGACATCGCGCGCATGGGCCTGATCGGCACCGACATGGAGACCTCGGCGCTGCTCGTCGCCGCCCGCATCCTCGGCGCGCGCGCCTCGACGCTCTGCGTCGCCACGGTGGATGCGCATACGCAGGAGAAGATCAGCGACGCGGCGATGGCGGAAGCCGAGATCGAACTGTTCGAGACCGCGCTCGACGCTCTCACCGCCCTGCCCGCCTGA
- a CDS encoding sugar isomerase domain-containing protein, translating into MTTLLDRYFGSLAERLETVRTTQAAAIEEAAALCAASIAAGKLAFTFGTGHGALPALESFPRTGTIVGFRPIVESTMISFHHVWGDMGARQYRFIHAQEGYGKAILRSHQIDPEDTMILFSHSGINAVIMDIAMECKERGIKLIGVTSIPHSSSTPSRHSCGKRLYEVADVVIDTGIPKADAALYIDGLESPVGASSTSVTIAIAHAIVALTAEKLVAEGITPHVMVSPNTTSKEAANRQNDENYEELWRRLKAR; encoded by the coding sequence ATGACAACGCTTCTCGACCGCTATTTCGGGTCGCTCGCCGAACGGCTGGAGACGGTGCGGACGACGCAGGCCGCCGCCATCGAGGAGGCAGCCGCGCTGTGCGCGGCAAGCATCGCCGCCGGCAAGCTCGCCTTCACCTTCGGCACCGGCCACGGCGCACTGCCGGCGCTGGAGAGCTTTCCGCGCACCGGCACCATCGTCGGCTTCCGCCCGATCGTCGAAAGCACGATGATCTCGTTCCACCACGTCTGGGGCGACATGGGAGCGCGGCAATACCGCTTCATCCATGCCCAGGAAGGCTACGGCAAGGCGATCCTGCGCTCGCACCAGATCGATCCCGAAGACACGATGATCCTGTTCTCGCATTCCGGCATCAACGCCGTGATCATGGACATCGCGATGGAGTGCAAGGAGCGCGGCATCAAGCTGATCGGCGTCACCTCCATCCCGCATTCCTCGTCCACGCCGTCGCGCCATTCCTGCGGCAAGCGGCTCTACGAGGTGGCCGACGTGGTCATCGACACCGGTATCCCCAAGGCGGACGCGGCGCTCTACATCGACGGGCTGGAGTCGCCGGTCGGCGCCTCCTCGACCAGCGTCACCATCGCCATCGCCCATGCCATCGTGGCGCTGACGGCCGAAAAGCTGGTCGCCGAAGGCATCACGCCGCACGTCATGGTCAGCCCCAACACGACCTCCAAGGAGGCCGCCAACCGGCAGAACGACGAGAACTACGAGGAACTCTGGCGCCGGCTGAAGGCACGGTGA
- a CDS encoding aldehyde dehydrogenase family protein — MDRKLFIDGAWTEAAAGGRAEIRDPATGDLVGTSAIATRADVDRAVAAAGKALPGWASTHADERARVLHRAADLVAQRAPAIADTLTREQGKPVPDSMKEILFGVEVIRFYAEEGRRLGGSIRPSARADIRSLVTTAPVGVVGGIVPWNYPVDLYAWKVAPVLAAGCTLVVKPPHETPLAIGQVVECFVEAGLPAGVLNDIPGTGPEVGAALAEHPGIAMVTATASVPAGQSIMRAAAGTLKRLSLELGGQCPFIVLDDADPQEAAAAAARRSFSNMGQICIAVNRILVARGIHARFVEALAEETRKIRLGHGVLPGVLYGPVLNESVRARTDAHLQDALRRGGRLVAGGGRPGGDGYDRGFFFQPTVVDDVPDGALALTEETFGPLAAIRPVADDREALAVANALPFGLAAYVYSGDLERAWSLAERIEAGAVGVNVNDTSELHAPFGGWKMSGIGRELGREGIEAFRESKHIKMRVRDRMGL; from the coding sequence ATGGACAGGAAACTCTTCATCGACGGCGCCTGGACCGAGGCCGCCGCGGGCGGGCGCGCCGAGATCCGCGACCCGGCCACCGGCGACCTCGTCGGCACCAGCGCCATCGCCACCCGCGCCGACGTCGACCGCGCGGTCGCCGCCGCGGGCAAGGCGCTGCCGGGCTGGGCCTCGACCCATGCCGACGAGCGCGCCCGGGTGCTGCACCGCGCGGCGGATCTGGTCGCGCAGCGCGCCCCGGCCATCGCCGACACGCTGACGCGCGAGCAGGGCAAGCCGGTGCCGGACTCGATGAAGGAGATCCTGTTCGGCGTCGAGGTCATCCGCTTCTACGCCGAGGAGGGCCGCAGGCTCGGCGGCTCGATCCGCCCGTCCGCGCGCGCCGACATCCGCAGCCTCGTTACCACGGCACCCGTCGGCGTCGTCGGCGGCATCGTGCCGTGGAACTATCCGGTCGATCTCTATGCCTGGAAGGTCGCCCCCGTGCTCGCCGCCGGATGCACGCTGGTGGTGAAGCCGCCGCACGAGACGCCGCTCGCGATCGGCCAGGTGGTCGAATGCTTCGTCGAGGCGGGCCTGCCGGCGGGCGTGCTGAACGACATCCCCGGCACCGGCCCGGAGGTCGGCGCGGCGCTGGCCGAGCACCCCGGCATCGCCATGGTGACCGCGACGGCCTCGGTTCCCGCCGGCCAGTCGATCATGCGCGCGGCGGCCGGCACGCTGAAGCGGCTGTCGCTCGAACTCGGCGGCCAATGCCCCTTCATCGTGCTCGACGACGCCGATCCGCAGGAGGCGGCAGCCGCTGCCGCGCGGCGTTCCTTCTCCAACATGGGCCAGATCTGCATCGCGGTGAACCGCATCCTCGTCGCGCGCGGAATCCACGCGCGCTTCGTCGAGGCGCTGGCGGAGGAGACGCGAAAGATCAGGCTCGGCCACGGCGTCCTGCCGGGCGTGCTCTACGGCCCGGTGCTGAACGAGAGCGTCCGCGCGCGGACCGACGCCCATCTCCAGGACGCGTTGCGGCGCGGCGGCAGGCTGGTAGCCGGCGGCGGGCGACCGGGCGGCGATGGCTACGACCGCGGCTTCTTCTTCCAGCCGACGGTCGTCGACGACGTTCCGGACGGCGCCCTCGCCCTGACGGAGGAGACCTTCGGACCGCTGGCGGCGATCAGGCCGGTTGCGGACGACCGGGAAGCGCTGGCCGTCGCCAACGCCCTCCCCTTCGGCCTCGCCGCCTATGTCTACTCCGGCGACCTCGAACGCGCCTGGAGCCTGGCGGAGCGGATCGAGGCCGGCGCCGTCGGCGTCAACGTCAACGACACCAGCGAACTCCACGCCCCCTTCGGGGGCTGGAAGATGAGCGGTATCGGCCGCGAACTCGGCCGCGAAGGCATCGAGGCGTTTCGCGAGTCCAAGCACATCAAGATGCGCGTGCGGGATCGCATGGGCCTGTGA
- a CDS encoding MarR family winged helix-turn-helix transcriptional regulator has product MTDDPIITDGGKSVRAESYAPYYLSVLNNRLSWGASQLYLKLFDIGLNEWRILSALRNEPGIQALRVTEMVALNKSVVSRSSRRLEELKLVQARLEEGRRLLWLTPRGAALHDEIITIAYRRQEALLDGFDQADRDTLFALMERMRRNLAKVDVVDRTIVESRSDMPTA; this is encoded by the coding sequence ATGACCGACGATCCAATCATCACCGATGGCGGCAAGTCGGTTCGCGCCGAAAGCTACGCGCCCTACTATCTCTCGGTGCTCAACAACAGACTGTCCTGGGGCGCCTCGCAGCTCTATCTCAAGCTCTTCGACATCGGGCTGAACGAGTGGCGGATTCTCTCCGCGCTGCGCAACGAACCGGGCATCCAGGCGCTGCGCGTCACCGAGATGGTCGCGCTCAACAAGTCGGTGGTGAGCCGCTCGTCCAGGCGCCTCGAGGAACTGAAGCTTGTCCAGGCCCGGCTCGAGGAGGGTCGCCGTCTGCTCTGGCTGACGCCGCGCGGGGCCGCGCTCCACGACGAGATCATCACCATCGCCTACCGCCGCCAGGAAGCCCTTCTGGACGGATTCGACCAGGCGGACCGCGACACACTCTTCGCCCTGATGGAGCGCATGCGGCGGAACCTCGCGAAAGTCGACGTCGTCGACCGCACGATCGTCGAAAGCCGCAGCGACATGCCGACGGCGTGA
- a CDS encoding cytochrome P450: MPTNVPHDRPVLDIDPFSDEAVDNPIELDRAIRAAGDVVWVPKYGFWVTGRDAVIREVFNDWQRFSSAYGTGLTNVLRDEPWRKPSRILEADPPVHTPNRKVLARVLSIAAMRKLADDFRIIAEAMVDRLIEERRFDIAADLAFAFPFKVLPESVGLQPEGRHHLMPYSELNFNAMGPKNERYLAARKIVEEQGTFEYVAAQMAEENLIEGGFGAQIYAAAHAGEITHEDAGMLVRAFISAGIDTTVFGIGNTLMALIERPEQWDILRADPSLARQAFDEGLRFMAPSPVIGRTTPAATELAGVALGAEEKVLMWLAAANRDPARWDRPDDYDIQRKTVGHLAFGTGIHACVGQMVARLEAETVLAALARKVRRIELTDAPERVYINWLRGYHAIPVEVTPA; the protein is encoded by the coding sequence ATGCCGACGAACGTGCCGCACGATCGGCCGGTGCTGGACATCGATCCGTTCAGCGACGAAGCGGTCGACAATCCGATCGAACTCGACCGCGCCATCCGCGCGGCCGGCGACGTGGTCTGGGTGCCGAAATACGGCTTCTGGGTCACGGGCCGTGACGCGGTCATCCGCGAGGTCTTCAACGACTGGCAGCGCTTCTCGTCCGCCTACGGCACCGGCCTGACCAACGTGCTGCGCGACGAGCCCTGGCGAAAGCCTTCCCGCATCCTGGAAGCCGATCCGCCGGTGCACACGCCCAACCGCAAGGTGCTGGCGCGCGTCCTGTCGATCGCCGCGATGCGCAAGCTGGCGGACGATTTCAGGATCATCGCGGAAGCCATGGTCGACAGGCTGATCGAGGAACGGCGCTTCGACATCGCGGCGGACCTCGCCTTCGCCTTTCCCTTCAAGGTGCTGCCCGAGTCCGTCGGACTGCAGCCGGAGGGGCGTCATCACCTGATGCCGTACTCGGAGCTGAACTTCAATGCGATGGGCCCGAAGAACGAGCGCTACCTTGCCGCGCGAAAGATCGTCGAGGAGCAGGGCACGTTCGAATACGTCGCCGCGCAGATGGCCGAGGAAAACCTGATCGAAGGCGGCTTCGGCGCGCAGATCTATGCCGCCGCCCATGCCGGCGAGATCACGCACGAGGATGCCGGCATGCTTGTCCGCGCCTTCATCTCGGCCGGCATCGACACCACGGTCTTCGGCATCGGCAACACGCTGATGGCCCTGATCGAGCGCCCGGAGCAATGGGACATCCTGCGGGCCGATCCGTCGCTGGCGCGGCAGGCCTTCGACGAGGGTCTGCGCTTCATGGCACCGAGCCCGGTGATCGGACGCACCACGCCGGCCGCCACCGAACTGGCCGGCGTAGCGCTCGGGGCGGAAGAGAAGGTGCTCATGTGGCTGGCCGCAGCCAACCGCGACCCCGCGCGCTGGGACCGGCCGGACGACTACGACATCCAACGCAAGACCGTCGGCCACCTCGCCTTCGGAACCGGCATCCACGCCTGCGTCGGCCAGATGGTGGCGAGGCTGGAGGCCGAGACCGTGCTCGCCGCGCTCGCCCGCAAGGTCAGGCGCATCGAACTCACCGACGCACCGGAGCGCGTCTACATCAACTGGCTGCGGGGCTATCACGCGATCCCGGTCGAAGTGACCCCGGCCTGA
- the dctP gene encoding TRAP transporter substrate-binding protein DctP: MKRSILGAGALALLATAAAAQDPIYGSWPPASDYLNTDALPEAFRQIEAETDGSLKWELIAGGQLADGRGTLAAVSDGLMQGGLQIPVYNPEAMPSFTLLYSIVVPGDNTVAVAAAAAETVFLNCPSCLEDARKNNVVPFGGFASASYRLMCTTPVASTADMNGKRVRATGGFAELALLAGATPTSTTLTDAVGLLQKGGLDCLMATREWLQTYGYGEYAKHVTDLPLGNSAPAIGFLVNREMFMGLSDTEQKAMLRASARVTAKHTIGNYVLRDEESFQRQVKDNGVQLVAPADDLTSLVEGFGKADRDRLIKAGEKLGVENPEVLIDTFLAAVEKWKPIAAEVGTDVDAMTQRLWDEVFSKVDPAAL, from the coding sequence ATGAAACGATCGATTCTCGGCGCCGGCGCGCTCGCGCTCCTGGCGACGGCGGCGGCAGCACAGGACCCGATCTACGGCTCCTGGCCGCCGGCTTCGGACTATCTCAACACCGACGCGCTGCCGGAAGCCTTCCGGCAGATCGAGGCGGAGACGGACGGCTCGCTCAAATGGGAGCTGATCGCGGGCGGCCAGCTGGCCGACGGCCGCGGCACGCTCGCAGCGGTCTCCGACGGGCTGATGCAGGGAGGCCTCCAGATCCCCGTCTACAATCCGGAGGCGATGCCTTCCTTCACGCTGCTCTATTCGATCGTCGTTCCGGGCGACAACACGGTCGCCGTCGCAGCCGCTGCCGCCGAGACGGTGTTTCTCAACTGCCCGTCCTGCCTGGAGGATGCGCGGAAGAACAACGTCGTGCCCTTCGGCGGCTTCGCCTCGGCCTCCTACCGGCTGATGTGCACGACCCCGGTCGCGAGCACCGCCGACATGAACGGCAAGCGCGTGCGCGCCACCGGCGGCTTCGCCGAACTCGCGCTGCTCGCCGGCGCGACGCCGACCTCCACCACGCTGACCGACGCCGTCGGCCTCCTGCAGAAGGGCGGCCTCGACTGCCTGATGGCCACGCGCGAATGGCTGCAGACCTATGGCTATGGCGAGTATGCCAAGCACGTCACCGACCTGCCGCTCGGCAATTCCGCGCCAGCCATCGGCTTCCTGGTGAACCGCGAGATGTTCATGGGCCTCTCCGACACCGAGCAGAAGGCGATGCTGCGGGCGTCCGCACGCGTAACCGCGAAGCACACGATCGGCAACTACGTGCTGCGCGACGAGGAGAGCTTCCAGCGGCAGGTCAAGGACAACGGCGTGCAGCTCGTGGCGCCCGCCGACGACCTCACGTCGCTGGTCGAGGGCTTCGGCAAGGCCGACCGCGATCGGCTGATCAAGGCCGGCGAGAAGCTCGGCGTCGAGAACCCGGAGGTCCTGATCGACACCTTCCTCGCCGCCGTCGAGAAGTGGAAGCCCATCGCCGCGGAGGTCGGAACCGACGTCGATGCGATGACGCAGCGCCTGTGGGACGAAGTCTTCTCCAAGGTCGACCCCGCCGCGCTCTGA
- a CDS encoding TRAP transporter small permease yields the protein MKQINSLAILLSNALFYVAMAAGGLMMVHVTIDVASRTLFNYPLPGTGEITATYYMIAVAFLPLAWVTLRDEHVTADIFVGNLPAAARNVIAVVVDLLVIVYVAAFVWQSFLSAMARTDRGEVWEILGGYLPVWPTRWLLPVAGTAMVLVMVFRLLARLTGHRITTGEKR from the coding sequence ATGAAGCAGATCAATTCCCTGGCGATCCTGTTGTCCAACGCCCTGTTCTACGTGGCGATGGCGGCGGGCGGGCTGATGATGGTGCACGTCACGATCGACGTGGCGTCGCGCACGCTGTTCAACTACCCACTGCCCGGCACCGGCGAGATCACCGCCACCTACTACATGATCGCCGTGGCCTTTCTTCCACTGGCATGGGTCACGCTGCGCGACGAGCACGTCACCGCCGACATCTTCGTCGGCAACCTGCCGGCGGCCGCGAGGAACGTGATCGCGGTCGTCGTCGATCTCCTCGTCATCGTCTACGTCGCCGCCTTCGTGTGGCAGAGCTTTCTGTCGGCGATGGCACGCACGGATCGCGGCGAAGTCTGGGAAATCCTCGGCGGCTACCTCCCGGTCTGGCCGACGCGCTGGCTTCTGCCCGTCGCCGGCACCGCCATGGTGCTGGTGATGGTGTTCCGCCTGCTCGCCCGCCTGACCGGCCACCGCATCACGACGGGGGAAAAGCGCTGA